In one window of Frigoriglobus tundricola DNA:
- a CDS encoding TIGR02996 domain-containing protein, which yields MSTEAALLRAIRNAPAEDTPRLMYADYLDEEGCSARAEFIRVQVARAQLPEHDPRRGPLEDRAHELLAEHECDWLGVPADARDELTEWEFDRGFVNEVAASPVFMRDSGAELCAAHPVRRWRVMSGDRSTNFPEDLRETGQRGWFGRLEAVDLSGWYADLGEISSFLARSNFERLSELDLTGRGPLDPLPEILEFAPFRDRLKVLRCGAGGYANGRLDARELVQSLGPACRLDELAVPAALLMADDLRELLAADALARLTALDLRDNEIAPDGWHAFRSARFRLRELDISGTPLGGFALEDLLGCAALSELRRLHLNRCGSAMANIRALAGSRFWAQAEELRIHDGSIPETSLDPLFAAPGPSGLRVLDVSDNWVRDGGVAQLCGAAWAGALSYLDLSRNYLSDAALATIAGSGRFKNLHTLHLNFNSPYHLDAAEPHEAVTDIGLRALANSPDLANLRVLSVSGTRITHAGVEAVLNAPHWRLTGLQLSQCQLRSAALDALAASPRLSRLEVLVVSS from the coding sequence ATGTCCACCGAAGCCGCCCTGCTCCGGGCCATCCGCAACGCGCCCGCCGAGGACACGCCCCGCCTCATGTACGCGGACTACCTCGACGAGGAGGGCTGCTCCGCGCGGGCCGAGTTCATCCGCGTGCAGGTGGCGCGGGCGCAGCTCCCGGAACACGACCCGCGGCGCGGACCGCTCGAGGACCGCGCGCACGAACTGCTCGCGGAACACGAGTGCGACTGGCTGGGCGTTCCGGCGGACGCCCGGGACGAGTTGACCGAGTGGGAGTTCGACCGCGGGTTCGTGAACGAGGTGGCGGCGAGCCCGGTGTTCATGCGCGACTCCGGTGCGGAGCTGTGCGCGGCGCACCCCGTGCGCCGGTGGCGCGTCATGTCAGGCGACCGCTCCACCAACTTCCCCGAAGACCTGCGCGAAACCGGCCAGCGCGGCTGGTTCGGCCGGCTCGAAGCCGTTGATCTGAGCGGCTGGTACGCCGACCTCGGCGAGATCAGCAGCTTCCTCGCCCGATCGAACTTCGAGCGGCTGAGCGAACTCGACCTGACCGGCCGCGGGCCGCTCGATCCGTTGCCCGAGATCCTGGAATTCGCCCCGTTCCGCGACCGGCTCAAAGTCCTCCGCTGCGGCGCCGGGGGGTACGCGAACGGGCGGCTCGACGCCCGGGAACTCGTCCAGAGCCTCGGGCCGGCGTGCCGGCTGGACGAGCTTGCGGTCCCGGCCGCGCTGCTCATGGCCGACGACCTGCGCGAGCTGCTCGCCGCGGACGCCCTCGCCCGGCTCACCGCGCTCGACCTGCGGGACAACGAGATCGCCCCGGACGGGTGGCACGCGTTCCGCTCGGCGCGGTTCCGGCTCCGCGAGCTGGACATCTCGGGCACCCCGCTCGGCGGGTTCGCCCTGGAGGACCTCCTCGGGTGTGCCGCGCTGTCGGAACTGCGCCGGCTGCACCTGAACCGCTGCGGCAGCGCGATGGCCAACATCCGCGCGCTCGCCGGCTCCCGCTTCTGGGCGCAGGCCGAGGAGCTGCGGATCCACGACGGTTCGATCCCGGAAACGTCCCTGGACCCGCTGTTCGCCGCACCGGGTCCGAGTGGCCTGCGCGTCCTCGACGTGTCGGACAACTGGGTGCGCGACGGCGGCGTGGCCCAACTGTGCGGCGCCGCATGGGCCGGAGCGCTCTCGTACCTCGACCTGTCGCGGAACTATCTGTCGGACGCGGCGCTCGCCACCATCGCGGGCAGCGGGCGCTTCAAGAACCTGCACACGCTGCACCTGAACTTCAACAGCCCGTACCACCTGGACGCCGCCGAGCCCCACGAAGCCGTCACCGACATCGGGCTGCGCGCGCTGGCGAACAGCCCCGACCTCGCGAACCTGCGCGTCCTCTCGGTCAGCGGCACGCGGATCACACACGCGGGTGTGGAGGCGGTCCTGAACGCGCCCCACTGGCGGTTGACCGGTCTGCAACTGTCGCAGTGCCAACTTCGTTCGGCCGCGCTCGACGCCCTGGCGGCCTCGCCGCGATTGTCGCGGTTGGAAGTGCTGGTGGTGTCTTCTTAG
- a CDS encoding Ig-like domain-containing protein → MNAVLRICGLPLAVALCSGPLFGPAQSSSEPRSDAGPVRVILDTDIGPDCDDVGAVCVLHALADRGEAHILGMMCCTSCEWGAPCLDALNAYFGRTDIPVGTLKERGFLADAGYNRVLAETYPHRIKNGKDAPDAVGLYRQLLAGQPDGSVVIVAVGPLKTLSKLLDSPADKTSSLNGAELVAKKVKLLSCMGGWYPKATGERGPEFNFQKDVAAAKVVTERWPTPVVFSGAEIGSGIMTGRRVATDEPEYHPLTLAFAVWPDAGFGRDRASWDETAVLYGVRGPGKYWSLSKNGYNRIGEKGTNTFTEDRDRTHRYLVPSTPVSELEDVIEGLMVGAREGPSDFDFNIATYSQDGIGTVAAKDEVPPDGAKSHAFDRNPKSVWMAKSPTSWIGYQCPDGKKYAVSKYRITSAFAAAEHDPGSWTLSGSNDGGKTWAQLDSRGPEGFDGRGRTREFAFKNDAAFNIYRFDFSASRAVHVAGIELLEHVQNERGVPVTGISLDQTKVSIPVAGRAALNVSVTPLNARDKDVVWASSDGQVASVQRIGKNTAMVSARRAGACTVTATGTNGKSLASCSVAVTDSTLPAPWVYREINSPAVPGGASYSAETFTLTGGGAAIERWWKRVYDQFSFVCQNKRGDWEIVARVTAQTKSSPGAIAGLMFRESTARDSRFVLLGITPARELFLSWRSGPEDEGPRKVLGKYDLPIYLKLRRRGASFDASVSADGTNWGEPLGTFSSKAFEPDMMVGLCVTARNNPTTSTATFDHVSVTERPPAK, encoded by the coding sequence ATGAACGCGGTGCTTCGGATCTGCGGTCTTCCGCTGGCGGTGGCGCTCTGTTCCGGACCGCTATTCGGGCCAGCGCAGAGCTCTTCAGAACCCCGATCGGACGCGGGGCCGGTCCGTGTCATCCTCGATACCGACATCGGGCCGGACTGCGACGACGTGGGGGCCGTCTGCGTGTTGCACGCGCTCGCCGACCGCGGCGAGGCGCACATTCTTGGGATGATGTGCTGCACGTCTTGCGAGTGGGGCGCGCCCTGTTTGGACGCGCTCAACGCGTATTTCGGTCGGACCGACATCCCGGTCGGCACGCTCAAGGAGCGCGGGTTCCTGGCCGACGCCGGGTACAACCGGGTGCTCGCAGAAACCTATCCGCACCGCATCAAGAACGGGAAGGACGCGCCGGACGCGGTGGGCCTCTACCGGCAACTCCTCGCAGGGCAACCCGACGGGAGCGTCGTCATCGTCGCCGTCGGGCCGCTGAAGACCCTCAGCAAGCTCCTCGACTCGCCCGCGGACAAGACCAGTTCACTCAACGGCGCCGAACTCGTGGCCAAGAAGGTCAAGTTGCTGTCCTGTATGGGCGGCTGGTACCCGAAAGCGACCGGCGAGAGGGGACCCGAGTTTAATTTCCAGAAGGACGTGGCGGCGGCGAAGGTGGTCACCGAGCGCTGGCCGACGCCCGTTGTGTTCAGCGGCGCCGAGATCGGCTCCGGCATCATGACCGGTCGCCGCGTGGCGACGGACGAGCCCGAGTATCACCCGCTGACCCTGGCGTTCGCCGTCTGGCCCGACGCCGGCTTCGGCAGGGATCGGGCGAGCTGGGATGAAACCGCGGTCCTCTATGGCGTGCGCGGGCCGGGGAAATACTGGTCGCTCAGCAAGAACGGGTACAACCGGATCGGAGAAAAAGGGACCAACACCTTCACAGAAGACAGGGACCGAACGCACCGATACCTCGTGCCCAGTACGCCCGTCTCCGAACTCGAGGACGTCATCGAGGGCCTGATGGTCGGCGCGCGTGAAGGCCCGTCGGATTTCGATTTCAATATCGCCACTTACTCTCAGGACGGCATCGGCACTGTTGCGGCCAAGGACGAGGTTCCTCCCGATGGGGCGAAGAGCCACGCATTTGACCGCAACCCGAAGAGCGTTTGGATGGCGAAATCGCCCACAAGCTGGATCGGCTACCAGTGTCCGGACGGCAAGAAATACGCGGTGAGCAAGTACCGGATCACCTCGGCGTTCGCCGCAGCGGAACACGATCCCGGAAGTTGGACGCTGTCCGGCTCCAACGACGGCGGGAAAACCTGGGCGCAGCTCGACTCGCGCGGCCCGGAGGGGTTCGACGGCCGCGGCCGGACCCGCGAGTTCGCGTTCAAAAACGACGCGGCTTTCAACATCTATCGTTTTGACTTTTCGGCGTCTCGCGCCGTTCATGTGGCCGGCATCGAACTACTGGAACACGTTCAGAACGAGCGCGGCGTGCCGGTTACCGGTATCAGCTTGGATCAGACCAAGGTCTCCATCCCCGTTGCCGGGCGCGCGGCACTGAACGTTTCGGTTACGCCCCTCAACGCCCGCGACAAGGATGTGGTCTGGGCGTCCAGTGACGGCCAAGTGGCCTCCGTCCAGCGGATCGGGAAGAACACCGCAATGGTCTCCGCCCGGCGCGCGGGGGCGTGCACGGTAACGGCGACCGGCACGAACGGGAAATCGCTGGCAAGCTGCTCGGTGGCCGTTACGGATTCGACCTTGCCCGCGCCGTGGGTCTACCGGGAGATCAACTCGCCCGCCGTGCCGGGCGGCGCCAGTTACAGCGCCGAGACGTTCACGCTCACCGGCGGCGGGGCGGCCATCGAGAGGTGGTGGAAGCGCGTTTACGACCAGTTCTCCTTTGTGTGTCAAAACAAACGTGGCGACTGGGAAATCGTCGCGCGGGTCACCGCGCAAACGAAATCGAGTCCCGGGGCCATCGCCGGGCTCATGTTCCGAGAGAGCACGGCCCGGGACAGTCGCTTCGTCCTGCTGGGAATCACCCCCGCTCGGGAGCTCTTCCTGTCCTGGCGGAGCGGGCCGGAGGACGAGGGGCCGCGCAAAGTCCTGGGGAAATATGACCTGCCGATCTATCTCAAATTGCGGCGCCGCGGCGCGTCGTTCGACGCTTCCGTTTCCGCGGACGGAACCAACTGGGGGGAGCCGCTCGGCACCTTTTCCAGCAAGGCGTTCGAGCCGGACATGATGGTCGGACTGTGCGTGACCGCGCGCAACAACCCGACCACGAGTACCGCCACCTTCGATCACGTTTCGGTAACGGAGCGCCCGCCCGCAAAGTGA
- a CDS encoding LpqB family beta-propeller domain-containing protein, with the protein MRFLICAAALACGAAPAGAADLPRLKVSENKRFLVTAAGRPFFYLGDTGWELFHRLDRADADTYLEKRARQGFTVIQAVAIAEFDGHTVPNAYGHLPLTDLDPTRPATRAGERNDYWDHVDYVVDRANALGMYVGLLPTWGRYWHDKVRDGKPLFTKENAEVYGEWLGKRYRDKGLVWILGGDRSVDTDEQKEIVRAMARGLRKGDGGAHLMTFHPPGGAGSAQWFHADAWLDFNMRQNGHGTEFTGRYDKTRADYDRTPTKPVIDGEPIYEGHPISFNAKALGHSVAADVRRALYWDLFTGAFGHTYGHHSVWQFWTPRAEPVNDPLVPWAEALDAPGANQLVHARRLLESRPFLTRVPDDTVLVTDRVATAVPGAGRYRFVATRDSSGGCAMVYAPVGRAFKVRMDKVSGEQVRAWWFNPRDGSATEIGSFANTGAREFVPPAPGEHLDWVLVLDDAARKYPPPGRAGAAPPPKKRTLLVTSVRTGDTEIFAVDPDTGDARNLTRSPKSEDRYPCWSPDGTRVAFVSNRKGPANLYVMDADGANVTCIVDTKSVCYMPSWQRTPDGERIVFGMHGDRAEMACVKPDGSDLKVLGAGHDPTLSPDGTRICYTGDVDGGVSVFVMDRDGSNKRRVVKETSRVGATFPNWSPDGKQLVYSYPVGDALELFLIGADGSNNRQLTQLGKVATPAAWSPDGQWISFRYTDERYWSDPEKMKQVYAEKPIDKRPVWIVRPDGTDARVIECLRSQCAMDGSRAAWKPE; encoded by the coding sequence ATGAGGTTCCTCATCTGTGCGGCGGCACTCGCGTGCGGCGCGGCCCCGGCCGGGGCCGCCGATCTGCCGAGATTGAAGGTGAGCGAGAACAAGCGGTTCCTGGTCACGGCCGCGGGAAGACCGTTCTTCTACCTCGGCGACACCGGGTGGGAACTCTTCCACCGGCTCGACCGGGCGGACGCGGACACGTACCTCGAGAAACGTGCCCGACAGGGGTTCACCGTCATCCAGGCCGTTGCGATCGCCGAGTTCGATGGGCACACCGTGCCGAACGCCTACGGCCACCTCCCGCTGACCGACCTCGACCCGACCCGGCCGGCGACCCGGGCGGGCGAGCGGAACGACTACTGGGACCACGTTGATTACGTCGTGGACCGCGCGAACGCGCTCGGCATGTACGTCGGGCTCCTCCCCACCTGGGGCCGGTACTGGCACGACAAGGTGCGGGACGGCAAACCGCTGTTCACGAAAGAAAACGCCGAAGTGTACGGCGAGTGGCTCGGGAAACGATACCGGGATAAGGGGCTCGTCTGGATCCTGGGCGGCGACCGGAGCGTGGACACGGACGAACAGAAAGAGATCGTCCGGGCCATGGCCCGCGGGCTCCGCAAGGGGGACGGCGGGGCGCACCTGATGACGTTTCACCCGCCCGGTGGCGCGGGGTCGGCACAGTGGTTCCACGCCGACGCGTGGCTGGACTTCAACATGCGCCAGAACGGGCACGGCACGGAGTTCACCGGCCGGTACGACAAGACCCGCGCCGATTACGACCGCACCCCGACGAAGCCGGTGATCGACGGCGAGCCGATCTACGAGGGGCACCCGATCTCGTTCAACGCGAAGGCGCTCGGCCACTCGGTCGCAGCGGACGTGCGCCGCGCGCTCTACTGGGATCTCTTCACCGGCGCCTTCGGGCACACGTACGGCCACCACTCGGTCTGGCAGTTCTGGACGCCCCGCGCCGAGCCGGTCAACGACCCGCTCGTGCCCTGGGCCGAAGCCCTCGACGCCCCGGGGGCGAATCAGCTCGTCCACGCCCGCCGGTTGCTCGAGTCCCGCCCGTTCCTCACGCGGGTGCCCGACGACACCGTACTCGTGACGGACCGCGTGGCGACCGCCGTGCCCGGTGCGGGGCGCTACCGGTTCGTCGCGACACGGGACTCGTCCGGCGGTTGCGCGATGGTTTACGCACCGGTCGGCCGCGCCTTCAAGGTGCGAATGGATAAGGTCTCCGGTGAGCAGGTCCGGGCGTGGTGGTTCAACCCCCGCGACGGGAGCGCCACCGAGATCGGCTCGTTCGCCAACACGGGCGCGCGCGAGTTCGTCCCCCCCGCTCCGGGTGAGCACCTGGACTGGGTTCTGGTCCTCGACGACGCGGCCAGAAAGTACCCGCCCCCCGGGCGCGCCGGGGCGGCTCCGCCCCCCAAGAAGCGGACCCTCCTGGTCACCAGCGTGCGTACGGGGGACACGGAAATCTTTGCCGTGGACCCGGACACGGGGGACGCGCGCAACCTGACGCGGAGTCCGAAATCCGAGGACCGCTACCCGTGCTGGTCGCCGGACGGAACGCGCGTCGCCTTCGTCTCGAACCGGAAGGGGCCGGCGAACCTGTACGTCATGGACGCGGACGGCGCGAACGTGACCTGCATCGTGGACACGAAGAGCGTCTGTTACATGCCGAGCTGGCAGCGCACCCCGGACGGCGAGCGGATCGTGTTCGGTATGCACGGCGACCGCGCGGAGATGGCCTGCGTCAAACCGGACGGTTCCGACCTCAAAGTGCTCGGCGCGGGGCACGACCCGACACTTTCACCGGACGGGACGCGCATCTGTTACACCGGCGACGTGGACGGCGGCGTGAGCGTGTTCGTCATGGACCGCGACGGCAGCAACAAGCGGCGGGTCGTGAAAGAGACCAGCCGGGTGGGTGCGACCTTCCCGAACTGGTCGCCCGACGGCAAACAGCTCGTGTATTCGTATCCGGTTGGTGACGCCCTCGAACTGTTCCTGATCGGCGCCGACGGGTCGAACAATCGCCAGCTCACCCAGTTGGGGAAGGTGGCCACACCAGCCGCGTGGTCCCCGGACGGTCAGTGGATCTCCTTCCGCTACACCGACGAGCGGTACTGGAGCGATCCGGAGAAGATGAAGCAGGTGTATGCGGAAAAGCCGATCGACAAGCGGCCCGTCTGGATCGTCCGACCCGATGGCACGGACGCCCGTGTGATTGAGTGCCTGCGGTCCCAGTGTGCGATGGACGGGAGCCGTGCGGCCTGGAAGCCCGAGTAA
- a CDS encoding GntR family transcriptional regulator: MPRPTRHQSSAAPPDSPAAPPASRLLLKERAYRDLKELIQTGEITQESLLSERQLAELLGMSKTPIRAALENLETQGLVTVSPQRGILVRDLSAREVAELFDVRSAVEPFVVGRLARRSVTPAQRDALAENLRRQQAAADAEDALAATRLDIALHRSLAELLENREMMVWLERCFDRLHRSVLRVNRSAPGRLFESCREHAGIVAAVLEGRPEDAARLMTEHLGFGRRFLLVGDTASGDDRDRNSKRPPLLPGGSE; the protein is encoded by the coding sequence ATGCCCCGACCGACGCGACACCAGAGTTCCGCTGCCCCGCCAGACAGCCCGGCCGCGCCGCCCGCTTCTCGTTTGCTCCTGAAAGAGCGCGCGTATCGGGACCTCAAAGAGCTGATTCAGACCGGCGAAATTACACAAGAATCGCTGCTGTCCGAGCGGCAGCTCGCGGAACTGCTCGGGATGAGCAAAACGCCGATCCGCGCCGCCCTCGAGAACCTCGAGACGCAAGGTCTGGTCACCGTTTCACCGCAACGGGGGATCCTCGTTCGGGACCTGTCCGCTCGCGAGGTGGCTGAACTGTTCGACGTCCGATCGGCCGTCGAGCCGTTCGTAGTGGGGCGGCTGGCGCGCCGCTCCGTAACACCCGCCCAGCGCGACGCACTGGCCGAAAATCTTCGCCGGCAACAGGCCGCCGCCGACGCCGAAGACGCGCTCGCGGCGACGCGCCTGGACATCGCCTTGCACCGCTCGCTGGCCGAGTTGCTCGAGAACCGCGAGATGATGGTCTGGTTGGAGCGGTGCTTCGACCGCCTGCACCGGTCGGTGCTGCGGGTGAACCGGTCGGCCCCGGGCCGCTTGTTCGAGAGCTGCCGGGAACACGCCGGCATCGTCGCGGCGGTCCTGGAGGGGCGCCCCGAGGACGCGGCGCGCCTCATGACGGAGCACCTCGGCTTCGGCCGGCGGTTCCTGTTGGTCGGTGATACGGCGTCCGGGGACGATCGAGACCGGAACTCGAAGCGGCCCCCGTTACTTCCCGGAGGCTCGGAATGA
- a CDS encoding IS701 family transposase: MDLPDPNTIATEPILHPREPLSEARLARFEEYVAAFRPAFHRADQLLRFRAYVRGLLEPTERKNVEAIAAAASRVMMVESNLAQALQHFVSHSPWDAGRLFVAIRQHNAAVRRDPDAVWVVHDGVFAKKGRHSVGVQRQFARSVGRKINCQVGVFVSQVGPAGYFPLAARLYLPASWLRENADAAEKGLPADDRHPATKVELALRLLDELRGEGNAPLPITGEPGYIAATDFNDGLATRGLAAREDRSEQLAEALRRFDWLKNELGLDHFEGRAWHGWHHHVGLVFAAYGFLSSEKASPDRPPFRSSAASPL; encoded by the coding sequence GTGGATCTGCCCGATCCCAATACGATCGCGACCGAGCCGATTCTGCACCCCCGCGAACCGTTGTCAGAGGCCCGACTGGCACGATTCGAGGAATACGTCGCTGCGTTTCGGCCGGCGTTCCACCGCGCCGATCAGTTACTTCGGTTCCGGGCTTACGTGCGCGGACTCCTCGAACCCACCGAACGAAAGAACGTCGAAGCCATCGCCGCCGCGGCGAGCCGGGTGATGATGGTCGAGTCGAATCTCGCGCAAGCGCTGCAACACTTCGTGAGTCACAGCCCGTGGGACGCGGGTCGCCTGTTCGTGGCGATCCGCCAGCACAACGCGGCGGTCCGCCGAGACCCGGACGCCGTGTGGGTCGTTCACGACGGCGTGTTCGCCAAGAAGGGTCGCCACTCGGTCGGCGTCCAGCGGCAGTTCGCGCGCTCGGTCGGTCGGAAGATCAACTGCCAGGTCGGGGTGTTCGTCTCACAAGTCGGCCCCGCGGGCTACTTCCCGCTCGCGGCACGCCTCTATCTGCCCGCGTCGTGGTTGCGCGAGAACGCCGACGCGGCCGAGAAGGGACTGCCGGCCGACGACCGACACCCGGCCACAAAGGTCGAACTCGCTCTCCGGTTGCTCGACGAGCTGCGCGGAGAGGGAAACGCCCCGTTGCCGATCACGGGCGAACCCGGGTACATCGCGGCCACTGATTTCAATGATGGGCTGGCCACGCGGGGCCTCGCAGCGCGCGAGGACCGGTCCGAACAACTCGCCGAAGCGCTACGCCGGTTCGATTGGCTGAAGAACGAATTGGGCCTGGATCACTTCGAGGGCCGGGCCTGGCACGGCTGGCATCACCACGTCGGTCTGGTCTTCGCGGCCTACGGTTTTCTTTCGAGCGAGAAAGCATCGCCCGATCGACCGCCCTTTCGGTCATCTGCCGCATCACCATTGTGA